The nucleotide sequence GATTAGCACATCGCTAACGTTGGCTGCTTTTATAAGTCCCGCTTCATTACGTTTTTCTAAAAACAGATTGTATGTTTTTTCACTAATATTATACTTTCGCTGAATTTTTAATAAATCCTGCTCTTCCTTCGGCAGCTCTCTAATTTTTGATTCGGCAGTGGATATTTGTCCGTTGATATCCCTCAATTCACTTTGAAGCAATCCTTTGGAACTTGTAATATTTTCAAGCAAAACAGATTTAACACTATTAATTTGCCTGTCGATATCTGCGAAAATTGGAGCTCCTTCTTTTAACGAGTACTGGTAGTTGCTTCGTTCTTCAGCTAAGGTTATTAAACGAGAAACAGCATTAGCTATACTACCTTCAGAAATTCCTGCTACCGATGGCGCCGGAATATCAGAATAATCGTTTCGAGTTTCTAAATAGGTTCTCAGCGTTTGGTAATACGACAACTGTCTGGTTATATTTTCCTTTCTAGAATCGAGATCTAAAAGCTTACTAGAAAGCTGCTGACTTTCCGCGGAGATATCTAAGATCTCATTATCATTTTTATAAGAATTAAGTTCGCTTTCTACCAACCTTAATTCGCGAGATTTCACATTTAAACTACTATCTATAAATGCGATAGTCTTCGTAGCAAAAAGATTCTTTCTCGCTAACATATTGTCACTAAGAACATTAACCGATCCATTTAGATAATCGACTATTCTTGCTTTATTGTTACCAGATTGGGTTAGCGTTAAAACTGATGCACCATTAGATTCTGGCTTTACAGAAACATTTTTATATCTGGAAACGGCAGAATCAAAATTCAAAAAGCTAACATAAAAACTCTTGTCTTCCTGAAGTCTTTTTTCTGAGCGTATTAATGTAGCATTCAAAAAAGGAGTTTTAATTTTTTCTCCAAATTTGAATGTTTTACTAAACTCTATTTCTTTGGTCCCACCGGCTTTTTTGTCTTTAGAACCATAAGATTGGAGTGTTAATCTACCAGGAACTGATGCCGTAATTTTGAAATTTTCTTCACTTACAGGTACAATTTTATAGCTGATATTTAAAGCTTGGAACTTATTCGTATCCACAACTACTTCGAACGGAGTCTCGCCATAGGCGTCTACTCGTTGATATTCTCCATCTTTTTTGTAATCCACGTAAAACCCAAGACGCTCTACAACTTCTTCATTGTGAGTTCTTGATCTTAAAATGGTAATAGCCGTATTTACTTTGTCTGATGTACCACCCCAATTAAATGTTAAGCTTGTATTACTGGTAAAAAAAGGATTTTGATCGTCCTTAATAGAAATTGAATTTGCTAATTGATATACCGGCAATTTTCTAACATTATTATAGTAAGCAACTGCTAAACTTACTGTTACTGAAAACAATATAAGTTTCCAGTAACTAATAACTTTTAGCACAAAACCTTTAAAATCAAAGGTTGATCCTACATCTGAAATATGATCCTCTTCATTCGCCATTTAAAACCTAGTAAATAATAAGATTGTTGTTGAAATTAACGAAAAAACTGTGCCTATGGTTCTAAAACTTTCGATTCCGGTTGTACCAGCCCCTAAAGATTTTTGAGGTAATGGATCTACAATGATCAAATCATTAGGCTGAATATAGTAGTACGCACTCTTAACAGCGTCTAAATTCGTTAAATCTATATGATGCACTTCCTCGCCATGGGGATATTGCCTTAAGATCTTCACATCTTCTCTGTTTCCGACATCGCTAATTCCTCCCGCATTGGCTATCGCTTCCATTATCGTAACTCGCTCTTTATAAAGAACATTACTCCCAGCGCCTATTTCTCCAATGGTAGTATACCGTATTCCCGCAAGCTTTACAGTTACAAAAATGTTCGCCTCTGCTCTAAAATATTCCGATAATAATTGATTTTCTATCTTCTCCCTTATTTCCTCGACCGTATACCCCATCACATTCAATTCTCCTAAGGTTGGTACTCTAATATTACCATGTTCATCAACAGCAAAACCATCGTAATACATTCTTTCTTCTCCGGTAGCATCAGTATTCCCTTCATTCACAGGGTTAAACATACCTACGATATCCTGATCTAAAGCTTTCACTCTTATACTCAGAAGATCGCCAACTTGTACGCGGTAAGGTTTATTTAGACGATGTACATCTACAATACTATCAATGCTCGCCTTATCTTCCTGAAGATAAGATAACTTCTTTGTAGAAATACAGGAAGTAGACAATAAAGATAGCGCAAGCACTAGGAATAATAAAATTCTAGACATAAGGGGCTTCACAAATTTTTAACAAATATAATTCTTGTCAATTAATAATGAAATAATTAAGATGAATATCGATAATTTAACTTTATTTGCGGTTAAACTGAACACTTGTGAATTATCTTTCTGTTGAAAATATTGCCAAATCCTATGGCGAACGAATTCTATTTACCGATATCTCCTTTGGAATAAATGAAGGGCAAAAGGTTGGTTTTGTTGCTAAAAACGGAACCGGAAAAACCTCACTTCTAAATATCCTGGCTGGCTTTGATGCTCCAGATGAAGGTAATGTAGTCTATCGTAAGAATATTAAGACTGCGTTTTTACCTCAGGAACCCGACTTAGATCCTAATTTAACGGTAGAACAAACTATCTTTTCTGCGGAAAACGAAATTCTTGAAATCATCAAACGTTATGAAACTGCGTTAGAAAATCCTTCAGATGCGGAAGCTTATCAAAAAGCTTTTGAAGAAATGGATGCGGCACAAGCCTGGGATTTCGAGACTCAGTATAAACAGATTCTTTTTCAGCTAAAATTAGAAGATCTTCAGAAAGAAGTAAAAAATCTTTCGGGCGGACAAAAAAAGCGACTGGCGTTAGCGAATATGCTTTTGCAAAAGCCTAATTTCATTATTATGGATGAGCCTACCAACCATTTAGATCTGGATATGATCGAGTGGCTGGAAGAATTTTTCAGAAAAGAAAATTTCACCATTTTTATGGTTACTCACGACAGGTATTTTCTGGAACGTGTATGTAACGAAATTGTAGAACTAGACGAAGGAAATCTCTATACCTATAAAGGAAACTATTCTTACTACCTGGACAAAAAAGAATCCAGAATGGCGATGGAAGATATCAATACCGATAAAGCCAAACAGCTTTTTAAAAAGGAATTGGATTGGATGCGCAAACAGCCTAAGGCACGTACTACGAAATCAAAATCGAGAATCGACGATTTTCATGAAATAAAAGATCGAGCTTCCAAAAGGCGTAAAGATCACCAAGTGCAACTGGAAATTAACATGGAGCGTCTTGGGAGCAAAATGGTCGAACTCCACAATATTTCTAAAAGTTTCGAAGACAAATTGCTTTTCGAAAATTTCGACTACAATTTTCAGAAAGGAGAACGTGCTGGGATTATTGGTAAAAACGGTACTGGAAAATCGACATTTTTAAATATTCTTACAGGCTCACTTCAGCCAGACAGCGGTAAAGTTGTTGTTGGAGAAACTATCAAATTTGGATATTACACCCAAAATGGCATCAAAGTAAAGCCAGGGCAGAAAGTTATTGATGTAATTCGAGAATTTGGGGATTTTATTCCACTTAAGAAAGGAAGACAAATTTCTGCTCAGCAATTATTGGAGCGCTTTCTATTTGACCGTAAAAAGCAATACGATTTTGTTGAAAAACTAAGCGGTGGCGAGAAAAAGCGATTGTATTTGTGTACCGTTTTAATTCAGAACCCAAACTTTTTAATTCTGGATGAGCCTACTAACGATTTAGATATTGTTACACTTAACGTACTGGAGAGTTTTCTTTTAGATTATCCGGGATGTCTATTGGTCGTTTCTCACGATAGGTATTTTATGGATAAGATCGTAGATCACCTTTTTGTTTTCCCCGGAAATAATAAAATTGAAGATTTCCCTGGTAATTATTCTGATTACCGAAGTTACGAAGGAAGTATTGAACCTGCCGAAGAGAAAATAGAAAGCCCCTCTAAAGACTCCAAAACCGATTGGAAAACGAATAGTACAGGATCTAGTCTGAATTATAACGAACAAAAGGAATATCAAAAATTAGAGAAAGAAATCGCTAAACTTGAAAAAAAGAAAGAAGAAGTTCAGAAAAAATTTCTTCAGGAACTGAGCGGCGAAGAAGTGGATGAAACCTCTTTGGAGTTAGAAAACATCAATAAGCAAATTGAATCGAAAACAGAAAGATGGTTTGAGCTTATGGAGAAAATGGAAAGCTAGAATTTTGATATAACCCTTCCGTGATTTAAGATCTTGTTTCTGAAAGCAAGAGAGAAGGGAAAAGAGAGAAGAGAGAAGAGACAGAAGATAATTTGAAGATGTGCTGATTTGAAAATATGCTAAAAATTTATGTTGAATGTTGAATGTTGAATGATAAATTTTGAATCATTTCTTCGTTAAGAACTAAAGACTACTAGCTTCGAAAACCGGCCTATCGAAAATTGCTTTTAAAATTGGAAGTGAAAGAAGCGTAAAATTTTAGGCTGTTTGAGCGAAGCGAGTTCCTAAAATTTAGCTTCCAAACATACAATTTAGAGCAATTTTCGTAAGCCTAGACTTTTTTGTTTCTTTTTATTG is from Zunongwangia endophytica and encodes:
- a CDS encoding polysaccharide biosynthesis/export family protein gives rise to the protein MSRILLFLVLALSLLSTSCISTKKLSYLQEDKASIDSIVDVHRLNKPYRVQVGDLLSIRVKALDQDIVGMFNPVNEGNTDATGEERMYYDGFAVDEHGNIRVPTLGELNVMGYTVEEIREKIENQLLSEYFRAEANIFVTVKLAGIRYTTIGEIGAGSNVLYKERVTIMEAIANAGGISDVGNREDVKILRQYPHGEEVHHIDLTNLDAVKSAYYYIQPNDLIIVDPLPQKSLGAGTTGIESFRTIGTVFSLISTTILLFTRF
- a CDS encoding ABC-F family ATP-binding cassette domain-containing protein, with the protein product MNYLSVENIAKSYGERILFTDISFGINEGQKVGFVAKNGTGKTSLLNILAGFDAPDEGNVVYRKNIKTAFLPQEPDLDPNLTVEQTIFSAENEILEIIKRYETALENPSDAEAYQKAFEEMDAAQAWDFETQYKQILFQLKLEDLQKEVKNLSGGQKKRLALANMLLQKPNFIIMDEPTNHLDLDMIEWLEEFFRKENFTIFMVTHDRYFLERVCNEIVELDEGNLYTYKGNYSYYLDKKESRMAMEDINTDKAKQLFKKELDWMRKQPKARTTKSKSRIDDFHEIKDRASKRRKDHQVQLEINMERLGSKMVELHNISKSFEDKLLFENFDYNFQKGERAGIIGKNGTGKSTFLNILTGSLQPDSGKVVVGETIKFGYYTQNGIKVKPGQKVIDVIREFGDFIPLKKGRQISAQQLLERFLFDRKKQYDFVEKLSGGEKKRLYLCTVLIQNPNFLILDEPTNDLDIVTLNVLESFLLDYPGCLLVVSHDRYFMDKIVDHLFVFPGNNKIEDFPGNYSDYRSYEGSIEPAEEKIESPSKDSKTDWKTNSTGSSLNYNEQKEYQKLEKEIAKLEKKKEEVQKKFLQELSGEEVDETSLELENINKQIESKTERWFELMEKMES
- a CDS encoding polysaccharide biosynthesis tyrosine autokinase, whose product is MANEEDHISDVGSTFDFKGFVLKVISYWKLILFSVTVSLAVAYYNNVRKLPVYQLANSISIKDDQNPFFTSNTSLTFNWGGTSDKVNTAITILRSRTHNEEVVERLGFYVDYKKDGEYQRVDAYGETPFEVVVDTNKFQALNISYKIVPVSEENFKITASVPGRLTLQSYGSKDKKAGGTKEIEFSKTFKFGEKIKTPFLNATLIRSEKRLQEDKSFYVSFLNFDSAVSRYKNVSVKPESNGASVLTLTQSGNNKARIVDYLNGSVNVLSDNMLARKNLFATKTIAFIDSSLNVKSRELRLVESELNSYKNDNEILDISAESQQLSSKLLDLDSRKENITRQLSYYQTLRTYLETRNDYSDIPAPSVAGISEGSIANAVSRLITLAEERSNYQYSLKEGAPIFADIDRQINSVKSVLLENITSSKGLLQSELRDINGQISTAESKIRELPKEEQDLLKIQRKYNISEKTYNLFLEKRNEAGLIKAANVSDVLIIDKAKDIGGGRVGPNTQLNYVMAVMVGGVIPLTFVFLLVFLNTNIHNAQEVERLSPIPILGMIGKSKMSSNLAVFESPKASISEGFRGLRSSLQFMYKKQGVEGAKTLLITSSVSGEGKTFCAMNMATVFAMSEKKTVLVGLDLRKPKIFDDFGLNNELGVSNYLIQDASSKEIIQESKIPFLDVITAGPVPPNPSELLMNDQMEALIKELRQTYDYIILDTPPIGLVADALNLVKFTDATIYMVRQDYTKRGMLESINQKYAKGEIKNISFVLNHFVHRAKYGYGYGYGYGYGYGYGYGYNRYNNGYGEAPSTRSQFKKSWEKFKRKFE